One window from the genome of Parasteatoda tepidariorum isolate YZ-2023 chromosome 8, CAS_Ptep_4.0, whole genome shotgun sequence encodes:
- the LOC107439660 gene encoding large ribosomal subunit protein mL64: MNYLKLHSVPASKIFIRNTLKIYISEPFQQEFHSSTSKFDESTSKEKAPEDIRVLDVLDDLKEPELTEEEILQKRFKSRLPERIHKMFIQKQSLPLENKSDFQMYRLRSQWAKFGSQTNINPGICWPTRKQIMETIDYDKTFEPSLQERLRRVNEERMAKEKEKQEYEAEVDQNMANLDKWIAEYHGRIAKQEEKVRQLRDKREKLVEEISEYLGYEIDPKDPRFKEAVEQRDKAKKKEMKAQKQKESYDKMLEKLKKIAQQKT; the protein is encoded by the coding sequence atgaattatttgaaattgcaCTCCGTTCCtgcttctaaaatttttatcagaaataccttgaaaatatatatatctgaaCCTTTTCAACAAGAATTTCATTCTTCAACATCAAAATTCGACGAATCCACATCCAAAGAAAAAGCTCCCGAAGACATTCGTGTTCTGGATGTGTTGGATGATTTGAAAGAACCAGAATTAACTGAAGAAGAGATACTGCAGAAACGTTTTAAATCTCGCCTCCCTGAAAGAATACATAAAATGTTCATTCAGAAACAATCTCTTCCCTTAGAAAACAAATCTGATTTTCAGATGTATCGACTACGTTCGCAATGGGCCAAATTTGGTAGCCAAACTAATATAAATCCCGGCATATGCTGGCCAACAAGAAAGCAAATAATGGAGACCATTGACTACGACAAAACTTTTGAACCATCCCTTCAAGAACGTTTGCGAAGAGTGAATGAAGAACGTATGgcaaaagagaaagaaaagcaGGAATATGAAGCGGAAGTTGATCAAAACATGGCCAATTTAGACAAATGGATTGCAGAATATCATGGCAGAATTGCTAAACAAGAAGAGAAGGTACGTCAGTTGAGGGATAAGAGGGAAAAACTTGTTGAAGAAATAAGTGAGTATCTAGGATACGAAATTGATCCTAAAGATCCAAGATTTAAAGAAGCTGTTGAACAAAGAGATAAAGCGAAGAAGAAAGAGATGAAAGCacagaaacaaaaagaaagctATGATAAAAtgcttgagaaattaaaaaagattgctCAGCAAAAAACATga